AGCCTGCGCGTTCTCGACGGTGTGGTGGCGCTGTTCTGCGCGGTGGCTGGCGTGCAGCCCCAGAGCGAGACCGTCTGGCGTCAGGCTGACCGCTACCGCGTGCCGCGTCTTGCGTTCGTGAACAAGATGGATCGCACCGGTGCCGACTACTACCAGTGCGTCGAGCGCATGAAGACGATCCTGGGCACGAACGCGGTTCCGCTCCAGATTCCCATCGGAGCCGAGTCCGACTTCAAGGGCGTGATCAACCTCGTCGAGATGAACGCCACGTACTACCTCGACGATCTCGGCAAGACCCAGGCCGAGCAGGAGATTCCCGCCGAACTGAGCGAGCTGGCCGACAAGTGGCGCAAGAACCTTCTCGAGGCGGCAGCCGAGTACGACGAAGAGCTGATGATGCTCTATCTCGAAGAGCAGCCCATCCCGCTGGAGATGCTCCAGTCGGCCATCCGCAAGGGCACCGTGCTCTGCAAGATGGTCCCCACGCTCTGCGGTTCGGCCTTCAAGAACAAGGGCGTGCAGCGCCTGCTCGACGCAGTCGTCGACTACCTGCCCTCGCCCGTCGACATCCCCGCGGTCGAAGGGACCAACCCGGATGACGGTGCCACCGTCTTGCGCGAGGCCAACCCAGACGCACCGTTCTCGGCGCTGGCGTTCAAGATCGCAACCGACCCCTACGTGGGCAAGGTGACCTACTTCCGCGTGTACTCTGGCACGGTGAAGGCCGGCACCGCCGTCTACAACGCAACGAAGGGCAAGCGCGAGCGCATCGGTCGCATCGTTCGCATGCACGCTGACAGCCGCGAGGACATCGATCAGATCAGCGCAGGCGATCTCGCTGCGTGCGTGGGTCTCAAGCAGACCAGCACGGGAGACACGCTCTGTGATGAGAAGTCGCCGGTGATCCTCGAGGCCATCCAGTTCCCCGAGCCGGTGATCTCGGTGGCCATCGAGCCGAAGTCGAAGGCCGATCAAGACAAGCTCGGCATCGCGCTGGGCAAGCTCGGTGAGGAAGATCCCACCTTCCGCATGCGAACCGACACCGAGACGGGTCAGACCATCATCTCCGGCATGGGCGAGCTCCATCTCGAGATCATCGTCGATCGCCTGCTCCGCGAGTTCAATGTGGCCGCCAACGTCGGCAAGCCGCAGGTGGCCTACAAGGAGACCATCCGACGCACCAGCAAGGGCGAGGGTCGCTTCGTCCGCCAGACAGGTGGTCGCGGTCAGTACGGTCACGCCATCATCGAGATCATGCCTCTCGAGCCGGGTCAAGGCTATCAGTTCGAGAGCAAGGTCGTCGGTGGCACGGTGCCAAAGGAGTACGTCAAGCCCATCGACCTGGGCATCCAGGACGCGCTCGAGTCGGGTCGCCTTGCCGGCTACCCGGTGGTCGATGTGAAGGCGACGCTGCTCGACGGTTCGTTCCACACCGTCGACTCGTCTGAAATGGCCTTCCGCATCGCGGGCAGCATGGCCCTCAAGGACGGTCTCCAGAGGAACGACGTGTTCCTGAAGGAGCCGATCATGAAGGTCGAGGTTGTCGTACCCGAGGCCTACATGGGCGACGTCATCGGCGACCTCAACGGACGCCGCGGCAAGATCGAGGGCATGGAGATGGCCATCCCTGGCCAGCAGACCATTCGCGCCCACGTTCCCCTGTCTGCGATGTTCGGCTACTCGACCGACCTGCGCAGCGCGACGCAGGGTCGCGGCACCTACTCGATGGAGTTCGCTCGCTACGAGGAGATGCCCAAGAACCTCGCCGACGAGATCGTCAAGAAGCTCCACGGCAAGGACTGACACCCTTTCAATGATTCAGGGCCCAGCGCCTCGGCGAGGGGGCCTGGAGACCAGACCTAGGCAAACTCTTTCCCGGTAACAATGAGGAGGTAGACAATGGCAAAGCAGAAGTTCGAGCGTACGAAGCCGCACGTGAACATCGGCACGATCGGTCACGTCGATCACGGCAAGACCACCCTCACCGCTGCGATCACCAATGTGCTCGCGATGCGTCAGGGCAAGCAGGGCCTGAAGGTCGACGAGATCGACAACGCGCCTGAAGAGAAGGCACGTGGGATCACGATCGCCATCTATCACGCGGAGTACGAGACCGACAAGCGCCACTACGCGCACGTCGACTGCCCTGGCCACGCCGACTACATCAAGAACATGATCACCGGCGCGGCGCAGATGGACGGAGCCATCCTGGTGGTTGCTGCCACCGACGGCCCGATGCCGCAGACCCGCGAGCACATCCTCCTGGCCCGCCAGGTGAACGTGCCGTACATCGTGGTCTTCCTGAACAAGGTCGACCAGGTCGACGATCCCGACCTCATCGAGCTCGTCGAGATGGAGCTGCGCGAGCTGCTCACCGAGTACAAGTTCCCCGGCGACACCATTCCGATCATCAAGGGCTCGGGCCTCAAGGCGCTCGAGGACTCGCTGGCCGGCAAGATGGACAGCGACTGGGTCAACAAGATCGGCGATCTGATGGACGCTGTCGACAGCTACATCCCCGATCCGGAGCGCCCCATCGACAAGCCCTTCCTGATGCCTGTTGAAGACGTGTTCACCATCACGGGTCGCGGTACCGTGGCCACCGGTCGTGTGGAGCGCGGCATCGTGAAGACCGGTGAAGAGATCGAGATCGTCGGCATCCAGGAGAAGACCCGCAAGAGCGTCGTGACTGGCGTCGAGATGTTCCGCAAGATCCTCGACGAGGGTCGCGCGGGCGACAACGTCGGCGTGCTCCTGCGTGGTGTCGAGCGCAAGGACATCGAGCGCGGTCAGGTTCTGGCCAAGCCCGGTTCCATCAAGCCTCACACCGAGTTCACTGCCGAGGTGTACGTGCTGTCGAAGGACGAAGGCGGACGCCACACGCCCTTCTTCAACAACTACCGTCCGCAGTTCTACTTCCGCACCACTGACGTGACGGGCGCCATCACCCTGCCGGAAGGCACGGAGATGGTGATGCCTGGCGACAACGTCAAGATCCAGGTGAAGCTGATCCAGCCCATCGCCATGGAGGAAGGTCTGCGCTTCGCCATCCGCGAGGGCGGCCGCACCGTGGGCGCGGGCGTCGTCACCGCCATCAAGAACTAGTCTGGCGCGCGGGCACGTTCCGATCACGGAGCGTGCCCGCGTCCAGAGCAGCACCCCCAGTTTCCAGGCCGGTCCGAGGAGGAACAGAACGTGGCCAAGCAACGCATGAGGATTCGACTGAAGGCATACGACCATCGTGTGCTCGACGAGTCCGCAGAGAAGATCGTCGACATCGCGCGCAAGACGGGCGCCAACATCTCAGGGCCGGTGCCGCTGCCGACCGAGAAGAACGTCTGGTGCGTGCTGCGCTCGCCGCACGTCGACAAGAAGTCCCGCGAACACTTCGAGATTCGCACCCATAAGCGTCTGATTGATATCTACTTCGATCCCGCGCAGAAGACCATCGAGTCGCTCATGAACATGAGCCTGCCGGCCGGAGTCGACATCGAGATCAAGGGCTGACAGTCCGGCACCGCCTGACTGAAGGTCTGACG
This genomic stretch from Pseudomonadota bacterium harbors:
- the fusA gene encoding elongation factor G, which translates into the protein MLATATELKNIRNIGIAAHIDAGKTTTTERILFYTGRVHRIGEVHEGGATMDWMVQEKERGITITSAATSCEWKGCNINIIDTPGHVDFTVEVERSLRVLDGVVALFCAVAGVQPQSETVWRQADRYRVPRLAFVNKMDRTGADYYQCVERMKTILGTNAVPLQIPIGAESDFKGVINLVEMNATYYLDDLGKTQAEQEIPAELSELADKWRKNLLEAAAEYDEELMMLYLEEQPIPLEMLQSAIRKGTVLCKMVPTLCGSAFKNKGVQRLLDAVVDYLPSPVDIPAVEGTNPDDGATVLREANPDAPFSALAFKIATDPYVGKVTYFRVYSGTVKAGTAVYNATKGKRERIGRIVRMHADSREDIDQISAGDLAACVGLKQTSTGDTLCDEKSPVILEAIQFPEPVISVAIEPKSKADQDKLGIALGKLGEEDPTFRMRTDTETGQTIISGMGELHLEIIVDRLLREFNVAANVGKPQVAYKETIRRTSKGEGRFVRQTGGRGQYGHAIIEIMPLEPGQGYQFESKVVGGTVPKEYVKPIDLGIQDALESGRLAGYPVVDVKATLLDGSFHTVDSSEMAFRIAGSMALKDGLQRNDVFLKEPIMKVEVVVPEAYMGDVIGDLNGRRGKIEGMEMAIPGQQTIRAHVPLSAMFGYSTDLRSATQGRGTYSMEFARYEEMPKNLADEIVKKLHGKD
- the tuf gene encoding elongation factor Tu, which gives rise to MAKQKFERTKPHVNIGTIGHVDHGKTTLTAAITNVLAMRQGKQGLKVDEIDNAPEEKARGITIAIYHAEYETDKRHYAHVDCPGHADYIKNMITGAAQMDGAILVVAATDGPMPQTREHILLARQVNVPYIVVFLNKVDQVDDPDLIELVEMELRELLTEYKFPGDTIPIIKGSGLKALEDSLAGKMDSDWVNKIGDLMDAVDSYIPDPERPIDKPFLMPVEDVFTITGRGTVATGRVERGIVKTGEEIEIVGIQEKTRKSVVTGVEMFRKILDEGRAGDNVGVLLRGVERKDIERGQVLAKPGSIKPHTEFTAEVYVLSKDEGGRHTPFFNNYRPQFYFRTTDVTGAITLPEGTEMVMPGDNVKIQVKLIQPIAMEEGLRFAIREGGRTVGAGVVTAIKN
- a CDS encoding 30S ribosomal protein S10, translating into MAKQRMRIRLKAYDHRVLDESAEKIVDIARKTGANISGPVPLPTEKNVWCVLRSPHVDKKSREHFEIRTHKRLIDIYFDPAQKTIESLMNMSLPAGVDIEIKG